A stretch of Fulvia fulva chromosome 4, complete sequence DNA encodes these proteins:
- a CDS encoding Mitochondrial distribution and morphology protein 12, translating to MSVDVNWESLTRGPDGAALAETIRDFIHERFQSIQLPKLIRSVGVHDFDFGDISPEIVLKDIGDPLPDFYETGDDQDDAADKATDDGEEQAEAHSEFRHPQSRQQHKPPIGTRRQPELDVLERSGTSSLTRGTTPGVLGTTSNLGYFHLPLKGGLPGTQTPLAAVAGAHYSTGLPNTHDQHNHRHADSFSSHSPPSAATPGSSQDPYAERSGSLVDEDDVRHSAQSRTQDHPDRSPDDMQVVFHVTYAGDVKMSLTADVFLDYPMPSFVGIPLKLNITGMTFNGVGILAYIKKRAHLCFLNPEDAEALVGGEPNLDVLDDSSTQSGDASKAHRVGALIEDIKIESEMGESDSGRQVLKNVGKIEKFILEQVQRIFEDEFVYPSFWTFLV from the coding sequence ATGTCGGTCGACGTGAACTGGGAAAGCCTCACAAGAGGACCGGATGGTGCCGCTCTGGCCGAGACAATCCGAGACTTCATTCACGAGAGATTCCAAAGCATCCAGCTGCCGAAGCTGATTCGCTCCGTTGGCGTTCACGATTTTGACTTTGGCGACATATCACCCGAGATCGTGCTGAAGGACATAGGCGATCCGCTGCCGGACTTCTATGAGACCGGAGACGATCAAGACGACGCTGCCGACAAGGCAACAGATGATGGCGAGGAACAAGCAGAAGCTCATTCGGAATTCCGCCATCCGCAGAGCCGACAGCAACACAAGCCCCCAATTGGCACACGTCGTCAGCCTGAGCTCGATGTCCTAGAGCGTTCAGGCACCTCGAGTCTCACGCGAGGCACTACGCCAGGTGTTTTGGGAACAACATCGAACCTAGGCTACTTCCACCTTCCACTGAAGGGTGGCCTACCGGGCACCCAGACTCCTCTTGCCGCAGTCGCCGGTGCTCACTATTCAACAGGATTGCCAAACACCCACGACCAACACAACCATCGCCATGCTGACTCGTTCAGTTCTCATTCGCCCCCATCGGCTGCAACGCCGGGATCATCACAGGACCCATACGCCGAGCGTTCAGGCAGTCTAGTAGACGAAGACGATGTCAGGCATTCTGCTCAATCCAGGACCCAGGATCATCCTGATCGAAGTCCTGACGATATGCAGGTCGTCTTTCACGTCACCTACGCTGGCGACGTCAAGATGTCTCTCACCGCAGATGTCTTCTTGGACTATCCTATGCCAAGTTTCGTGGGAATCCCTCTGAAACTGAATATCACGGGCATGACCTTCAATGGCGTCGGTATTCTGGCGTACATCAAGAAACGTGCACACCTTTGCTTTCTTAATCCTGAGGACGCCGAGGCATTGGTCGGAGGTGAACCAAATCTGGATGTGCTGGATGACTCCTCTACTCAGTCTGGCGATGCTTCAAAAGCGCACAGAGTTGGAGCGCTTATCGAGGATATCAAAATTGAGAGCGAGATGGGCGAGAGCGACAGTGGCAGGCAGGTTTTGAAGAACGTTGGCAAAATCGAGAAGTTCATACTCGAGCAAGTGCAGCGCATATTCGAAGACGAGTTTGTGTATCCTAGCTTCTGGACCTTCCTTGTCTGA